One Delphinus delphis chromosome 3, mDelDel1.2, whole genome shotgun sequence genomic region harbors:
- the SHLD3 gene encoding shieldin complex subunit 3: MTTEVILHYRPYESETTQLPKIAEKAIQDFPTRPLSRFIPWFPHDGSRLPLKPKRLPPVISEEATEDVRQYLTISEHDIKLQSYDCTVDLLEFQPNLKKKKHLIRSHTLNEQTNSGSLDEQSEKRKRHKKRSWSVSLPSSNCTENIFPLSEKLQDSLKALNLHSFYRARWTIEHTICNNQTLEDIWEKLNRIIRCNELPSCNATIQRHLGQIWVFCDVMYCEYVGGLLKGRLALTGKINLFVHKYGLIFSM; this comes from the coding sequence ATGACTACAGAAGTAATATTACATTATCGACCATATGAGAGTGAAACCACACAACTgccaaaaattgcagagaaagcaATTCAAGACTTTCCTACACGTCCACTATCAAGATTTattccttggtttcctcatgaTGGGTCCAGACTTCCACTCAAACCTAAAAGATTACCACCTGTGATTTCTGAAGAGGCAACTGAAGATGTAAGACAGTACTTAACCATTTCAGAACATGATATTAAATTGCAGAGTTATGATTGCACAGTAGATCTACTGGAGTTTCAacctaatttgaaaaaaaagaagcacttaATCCGATCACATACACTGAATGAACAGACTAATTCTGGAAGTCTGGATGaacaatcagaaaaaagaaaacggcACAAGAAGAGGTCTTGGAGTGTTTCACTTCCCAGCAGTAATTGTactgaaaacatttttcctttgtctGAAAAATTGCAAGATAGTTTAAAGGCACTAAATTTGCACTCATTTTATAGAGCAAGATGGACAATAGAGCACACTATTTGTAACAACCAAACTCTGGAAGACATTTGGGAAAAACTCAATCGAATTATCAGGTGCAATGAACTTCCATCTTGTAATGCTACAATTCAGAGACATTTAGGCCAGATATGGGTGTTCTGTGATGTTATGTACTGTGAATATGTGGGAGGTCTTCTTAAAGGAAGATTAGCTCTTACTGGGAAGATTAACTTATTTGTGCATAAATATGGTCTTATTTTTAGTATGTAA